One stretch of Pseudomonas sp. NC02 DNA includes these proteins:
- a CDS encoding MFS transporter translates to MSAYRLTFLLSGLCMGAWAPLVPYARSRAGVDDGALGILLLCLGLGSLVMMPLAGILNARKGCRFTMHIGIALVFLTLPLLATTHSFLGLMFALTVFGAGCGAVDVTMNVQGVMVERATGRSLMSGFHGLFSLGTIVSAAGITALLWLGATPLLASSAVMAALAAFVLSYGRQMLGRSGEEGSPIFVRPTRKVLVLGVLCLFAFLAEGAILDWSAVFLTQVRDVEPSIAGLGYACFAVMMALGRLSGDRILLRLGARLVLVGGGLIVILGFLTVVLATNWQVNLVGFAVIGIGLANIAPVYLSLAGAQKTMPGELAIAAATSLGYLGILMGPAVIGLFAHATNLSWALLAVASLMVAIMFSATRLVPKVSPQRVH, encoded by the coding sequence ATGTCGGCCTACCGCTTGACGTTTCTGCTGTCCGGCCTGTGCATGGGCGCCTGGGCGCCGCTGGTTCCCTATGCGCGCAGCCGGGCCGGGGTGGACGACGGCGCATTGGGCATCCTGTTGCTGTGCCTGGGCCTCGGCTCACTGGTGATGATGCCGCTGGCGGGCATCCTGAACGCCCGCAAAGGTTGCCGCTTTACCATGCACATCGGCATCGCCCTGGTGTTTCTGACGCTGCCTCTGCTGGCGACCACACATTCATTCTTGGGCTTGATGTTTGCCCTGACCGTGTTCGGTGCAGGGTGCGGCGCAGTGGATGTGACGATGAACGTACAGGGCGTGATGGTTGAGCGTGCGACCGGGCGGTCCTTGATGTCGGGTTTTCATGGCTTGTTCAGCCTGGGCACGATTGTCAGTGCGGCGGGGATCACCGCGCTGCTCTGGCTGGGCGCCACGCCGTTGCTGGCCAGCAGCGCGGTGATGGCGGCACTGGCTGCGTTTGTCCTGAGTTACGGGCGCCAGATGCTCGGGCGCAGCGGCGAAGAGGGCAGCCCGATCTTTGTGCGGCCCACGCGTAAAGTCCTGGTGCTGGGGGTGCTGTGCCTGTTCGCGTTTCTGGCCGAAGGTGCGATTCTCGACTGGAGCGCGGTGTTCCTGACCCAGGTGCGTGATGTCGAGCCTTCCATTGCAGGCCTGGGCTACGCCTGCTTCGCCGTGATGATGGCGTTGGGGCGCTTGAGTGGCGACCGGATTCTGCTCAGGCTCGGCGCCCGGCTGGTACTGGTGGGCGGTGGCCTGATTGTAATCCTGGGCTTTCTCACGGTGGTGCTCGCGACGAACTGGCAGGTGAACCTGGTGGGGTTTGCGGTCATCGGCATCGGTTTGGCCAATATCGCGCCGGTGTACCTGTCGCTGGCGGGCGCGCAAAAGACCATGCCGGGGGAACTGGCGATTGCCGCTGCCACCAGCCTCGGTTATCTGGGTATCCTGATGGGCCCGGCGGTGATCGGCTTGTTCGCCCACGCGACGAATCTATCCTGGGCGCTGCTGGCGGTTGCCTCGCTGATGGTCGCAATCATGTTCAGTGCCACACGACTGGTTCCGAAGGTTTCCCCTCAACGGGTACACTGA
- a CDS encoding MFS transporter codes for MSTFQKTPIPPRIRKARIATFLGFMMIGAMMYIWSTGVSVFRTQLGLTGELGDSSFGLIALGVGVGSAAGALLVGRLLDTFGAKPVITLGALAYPLSIIPLGFVNGFWFALCFGSVLGLLRGALDTALNAHGVQVERFYRRSIMSGFHAFYSLGGFLLGMACSWLTRFYTDSVLVPYTVLGLAMFILGCVFSRWLLGKHDVPDAQLDDWQAGTQSRDETGKGPSAKTLLVMIALGTLLLGSMMGENAIADWGQEYIRREFATTTSTAGMAVSLFVGASFVGRLFGDRLAAAFGNAQVVFGCGTLCVLGMITTILGGTAVTGVVGFALFGLGLSCIAPLMISAAGRRNPAHAGRNIGIVNCIGFSGMLVGPAVITVIVSNFGLSKLMFFPLVMLGLLATFGPLLMRAPRKTVARGKAQTEV; via the coding sequence ATAAGCACTTTCCAGAAAACCCCGATCCCCCCGCGTATTCGCAAGGCACGTATCGCCACCTTTCTCGGCTTCATGATGATCGGCGCCATGATGTACATCTGGTCCACCGGTGTAAGCGTGTTCAGGACCCAGCTTGGCCTGACGGGAGAACTCGGGGACTCGAGTTTCGGCCTGATTGCCCTCGGGGTCGGTGTCGGCTCCGCAGCCGGTGCGCTGCTGGTCGGGCGGCTGCTGGACACCTTCGGCGCCAAGCCGGTAATTACCCTTGGCGCCCTCGCCTATCCCCTTTCGATTATCCCGCTGGGCTTCGTCAACGGTTTCTGGTTTGCGCTGTGTTTCGGCTCTGTGCTGGGGCTGTTGCGCGGCGCCCTGGATACCGCCTTGAATGCCCACGGCGTGCAGGTTGAACGGTTTTATCGACGCTCGATCATGTCCGGCTTCCATGCCTTCTATTCCCTGGGCGGCTTCCTGCTGGGCATGGCATGCAGTTGGCTGACCCGGTTCTACACCGACAGCGTGCTGGTGCCTTACACCGTACTGGGCCTGGCGATGTTCATTCTGGGCTGTGTGTTCAGCCGATGGTTGCTGGGCAAGCATGATGTGCCCGACGCCCAGCTCGACGACTGGCAAGCCGGCACCCAGTCCCGGGACGAAACCGGCAAGGGCCCTTCGGCCAAGACGCTGCTGGTGATGATCGCTCTCGGCACCTTGCTGCTGGGCAGCATGATGGGCGAAAACGCAATTGCCGACTGGGGCCAGGAATACATTCGCCGGGAGTTCGCGACCACCACCTCGACCGCAGGCATGGCGGTCTCACTGTTCGTCGGTGCGTCATTCGTGGGGCGTCTTTTTGGCGACCGCCTGGCCGCTGCGTTCGGTAATGCGCAGGTGGTGTTTGGATGCGGTACGTTGTGCGTCCTCGGCATGATCACCACGATATTGGGCGGTACGGCCGTGACCGGCGTTGTCGGCTTCGCGTTGTTTGGCCTCGGCCTTTCGTGCATCGCACCGTTGATGATCTCCGCCGCCGGGCGCCGGAACCCGGCACATGCCGGGCGCAATATCGGCATCGTCAACTGCATCGGATTTTCCGGGATGCTGGTGGGCCCCGCCGTCATCACCGTCATCGTCAGCAACTTCGGCCTGAGCAAGCTGATGTTCTTCCCGCTGGTGATGCTCGGTTTGCTCGCGACGTTCGGCCCACTGCTGATGCGCGCGCCGAGAAAAACCGTTGCCCGCGGCAAAGCGCAAACCGAGGTGTGA